CGCCACTGTCTGCTTTTCGATGTAGCTGGCGTTGGGTAAATTTCCCTAGTCTGCGCAGACAGTAAACATCTGATTTTTCAATTATTCTGGCTCCAAGTCTGCATGGGGCCGACTGGGAAAACCCGATGGCAGAACAGTTCGAGATGGACTTCGGGCCGCCGTTGCCGACTTTACCGCAGCTGTGGACGCCGGATGACATCTTCGAGACTTGCACAGCGGAAACTGTCCAGAGATTTAAAGAGGACCATCGGGTTGAACGAAAACCAGGGTCCATCAAACAGAATGCATTGGCCGACTATGTTTCGATGTGGGCCAATACACAGCCGCACGGCGGCATCACCCTTCTAGGTGTTGCCGACAAGGGCAGCATCATAGGGTGCAAGCATCTTCACGAAAATCAATTGAACGAACTCCGCACAGTTCGTCGCCTTTGCCCAGATGCGAAAGTTGAATTCAAGCGAGTTGCGATCAAGAACGCAAAGGGAGAAGACGATTTCGTCGAAGTAATGCGAGTCTACTATCGCGAAGACAAACTAGTTGAAACTGTCTCGGGGGAAGCCTTCATTAGAGAAGGCGACGAAAAGCGATCTCTCAGAGAGGAGGAGAAGCGAGAGATCAAACTGAACAAGGGACAGCTCGACTTGGAGACTGAAAGGGTTCCCCTGCAATATCCAAACGAATTTGACGCAACTCTTTTGGCGACGTACCGGCAAGAGTTCATCAAGAAACGACGACTTCAGGACAGATTTACAATCGAAGACGTGCTTGCCATGAGCAAGCTCGGGAAGAAGACAGCAGGAGGTTTTGTCCCAAATCTCGGATGCGCGTTGCTATTCGCTCGGGACCCTCGTCAACTCATCCCCGGCGCTTTCATCCGAGTAATTCGCTACGAAGGCACAGAAGAAAAGTTTGGCAGCAAGTTAAACGTCATTGCCGACCGCGTGATTGATGGTCCACTTCCAATACAGTTAGCGCACGCAATTCAGTTCATCACTCCTCTGATACGGAGCTTTACGCGGCTTGGTATCGATCAGCGATTTGAGACAAGACCGGAATTCCCAGATGAAGCGTGGTCTGAGGCTATCGTGAACGCGGTAGTTCATCGTTCTTACAACCTCAAGAACATGAACATATTCGTCAAACTTTTTGAGGATCGATTGGTTGTTGAGTCTCCGGGAGCCTTCCTACCCCCGACGACCGCTAACACTGTGTTTGAAGCCCATAACCCCCGCAACCCGAACACGATGTGGGCACTGTACTACTTTGACTTCGTGCAATGCGCCTTCGAAGGCACGCGCCGAATGCGCGATACGATGCGAAATGCGAACCTTCCAGATCCAATCTTCGTTCAAAACTCAGAAGGGACCTTCCGAGTAACGGTTACGCTCAAAAATCATGTTGAGCATCGCAGGAACTATGTCCGCTCGGAGGCTGCTGCCGGGATCAATCCCGAGCTATATGCATCTCTCTCTGAGAGCGAGAAAATGATCGTGAACTACTTGGCGGACAATCCGCGCGTCAACGTGACCGACGCAGGCCGATTTATCGGGCTCGGTTGGCGCGCCACGAAACGCATTCTCGACCAGTTGGAGAAAAAAAGTGTTATTGCGAGATCGGGGGAATACCGGAGTCGCCACCTCTTTTACTTTCTTAAGAACCGCGTTCAGTCAAAATGACAGTTCTCATCCTGAGAAGACCATTTTTGATACTTTTTTCGCCATACTTCCTGCTACAGTTGGGTGTCGGCGAAAGGGCACCCAATGGCCGACAAATTCCTCATCGTTTTCTTTACAACCGTTACGCTCACGCTCGTCTGCGGAGGCGTCGCCGCGTTCATCGTAGCCTTCGGGCACGACCCCGGACCGCCCATGATGACCGAGCTTTACAACACTGCCCTGAAGCTTTTCACGGCAGGTGTGGGAGCGATCATCGGCCTGGTCGGCGGTTCGAAGCTGACGTGATGGGCATCGTCATTTCAGATATTGCGCTTTGTCTTGCCAATGAGCTGACGAGAACGAACAGTGATCAGGCGGTCCCGGATTGGTCCCGGAAACCCATGAAAAAGTCCGTTAAAGGATGGAAGGAGATGGCACTCGTTGGCTTGAACTTGCAGTGTTTTTACCCGACAACACACCCCCGCCGTATTCGGCGTGTTAACCGGATGATCTGCGAGCGGCCGTAACCCCTATACAATGCTCGATAAACCCGATTCGCTGTTGAAGCCGCGCGAGATGTCTCGAAACCTGATCCTGACCGGCCTTGCGGCGCTGTTTGCCGCCGCAGCGATGACCGTCTCGCCTCCGGCGCAGGCGCAGATCGGCACCATCTTCTCTGATCCGCCGCCGCTGCGGCCGCCCGGCAGCATTCCGCGCGGCAACCAGCCGCAGCAGCAGATGCCCGACGACGACGAGGAGGTGCCGGAGCTGCCGCCGCAGGGGCGGGTGCTGCCGACGCCGAACCGTCCCGTCCCCCGCCAAGGAAATATCGCGCCCAATGCGCTGCCGGGGTCGGTGGAGACGCAGCCTTTGGCCCCGCCGCCGGGAACCAACGTCCTGCCGCAGAACCAGCAACCCTCTATCGCGGTCGCGCCGCCCAATCCTCAAAGCCCCCCGCCGCAGCCGGGCGCCAATCCCTCGCTCCCGGGCTTGCCACCGGGGCAGCGCCAGCCCAAGGGCACACCGCAAAACGGCGTGCCGCAGACGCCGGCGAGCCTTCAGCCGGGCGATGAGATCGTCACCGAGCCGCCGGCGCAGAAGATCGTGAACAAGAAGGCGACCTTCTCCGGCCTCGACAAGATCACCGGCCGCATCATCAATTTCGACGAGGAGATCGGCGAGACCGTGCAGTTCGGCGCGCTGCGCGTCAAAACCGACGCCTGCTACACGCGACCGGCGACCGAAGCCGCCAACACCGACGCTTTCGTCGAGGTCGACGAGATCACGCTGCAAGGCGAGGTGAAGCGGATTTTTTCGGGCTGGATGTTCGCGGCAAGCCCCGGCCTGCATGGCGTCGAGCACCCGATCTACGACATCTGGCTGACCGACTGCAAAGAGCCGCAACAGACGATCGCGACCGCAGCGCCGGATCCGGCGAGCAAGCCGGCCACGCCGGCGCCGCCGCCCGCGCAGAAGAAGGCCGCGCCCAAGCAGGCCGTGCAGCAGCCGCGTCCG
This genomic interval from Bradyrhizobium sp. CB82 contains the following:
- a CDS encoding DUF2155 domain-containing protein; this encodes MLDKPDSLLKPREMSRNLILTGLAALFAAAAMTVSPPAQAQIGTIFSDPPPLRPPGSIPRGNQPQQQMPDDDEEVPELPPQGRVLPTPNRPVPRQGNIAPNALPGSVETQPLAPPPGTNVLPQNQQPSIAVAPPNPQSPPPQPGANPSLPGLPPGQRQPKGTPQNGVPQTPASLQPGDEIVTEPPAQKIVNKKATFSGLDKITGRIINFDEEIGETVQFGALRVKTDACYTRPATEAANTDAFVEVDEITLQGEVKRIFSGWMFAASPGLHGVEHPIYDIWLTDCKEPQQTIATAAPDPASKPATPAPPPAQKKAAPKQAVQQPRPPQPPPQQQQAPPPPPPQQPGLLPFPGFGRN
- a CDS encoding ATP-binding protein produces the protein MAEQFEMDFGPPLPTLPQLWTPDDIFETCTAETVQRFKEDHRVERKPGSIKQNALADYVSMWANTQPHGGITLLGVADKGSIIGCKHLHENQLNELRTVRRLCPDAKVEFKRVAIKNAKGEDDFVEVMRVYYREDKLVETVSGEAFIREGDEKRSLREEEKREIKLNKGQLDLETERVPLQYPNEFDATLLATYRQEFIKKRRLQDRFTIEDVLAMSKLGKKTAGGFVPNLGCALLFARDPRQLIPGAFIRVIRYEGTEEKFGSKLNVIADRVIDGPLPIQLAHAIQFITPLIRSFTRLGIDQRFETRPEFPDEAWSEAIVNAVVHRSYNLKNMNIFVKLFEDRLVVESPGAFLPPTTANTVFEAHNPRNPNTMWALYYFDFVQCAFEGTRRMRDTMRNANLPDPIFVQNSEGTFRVTVTLKNHVEHRRNYVRSEAAAGINPELYASLSESEKMIVNYLADNPRVNVTDAGRFIGLGWRATKRILDQLEKKSVIARSGEYRSRHLFYFLKNRVQSK